CTTGTAGGTTCACGAATAGAAACAAGTTTGCAGGTAAAATGAAAAGTACTGAGGAAAGGATGCTGCGATCAAAGCATACagataataatggtaaggagaaatttgattttgaaagaaatgaatttgatCTAGACATTAATAAGAGTAGGAAAATCAATTCGAGGGTATCCTTatcaaatatcaataaaatttatgaaaaatcaaagGCTAAATCTATGAATGATGAAGTTAGcaataaaagaaaacaagTAATGAAGATGGTCctaaaaattaaagactACCATATTGAGAAACCCAAAGGAACAAAGTATTCTAAAGCATTGACGGGAGATCGTAAGAGCGATGACATACAACACCATCATAAAATGGCGATATCTTGTGAAAGTGAAAGTTCATTATTGCATAAAACTGTTAATTTATCACCAAGtaagaaaaacaatataatatacaaGACAGTTGACCCATTAGCTGATGAAAAGTATAAACCATACCATAAAAAAATGCTACGTCAAGAAAACAGAATGATTGAAAGGGATGCATCAGAAACTGAACGTGAAGCTGATAggttattgttattattagataaacTAGACATGATAGATTGGAAGATAACATTGGCCAAAGTGACAgtcataaataatattgagGATGCGGAGGAGATGAATAGCAAAAGAGTCAAGACTAaagaattaattcaaaGTATGCTCGCAAAATATGAGTCTACGAACTTGAGAGCTTCGTTATTTTCGAAATCGACAAGAAGGTCAGTTAAAATAGATTCAAAAAAGGATTggtataaaatatataagcAGATCGATAGACGATTACTACTAGATTATCATAGTTCAtctgatgaagatgaagatgatatgaacattgaaaaaattagagAGCACAgattgaagaaaagaaaacaacaaTGTGGTGGCTTGATCGTTGTAGGTTTTAGAGTAGATAATGATGTTTCtaattataaaacaaactttagaaaatatcaaattgtTACTGAGCCTTTAAGAAATCCTTATATTGTTAGATTAACCAAACAGGAAAAGGATATCTGGAAAGGAAAAGTTGATCAGCTGAGTtctaaatttgaatatcaCAAAAATTTTGGGAAGCAAACGGCTattatgaaaaataaagtGATTATTCAAGCTGGAGATAATAATGTGGATCAAGCTCAAAACATATTGTCAAACGAATATATTGACAGACTGAAATATGATAATACAAtggatgatgataataGTTCCCTCTCTTCAGCATGTGAAATCAACGAGGAAGAAGAGATAACTTTGTCAAGAATActtgaagatgaaaataacaatgaacaaatcaaaaatgaaacGCAGTCTCCTAGTTCTACCTTTAGTTTACAAACTTCACAGAAAGCTTTTACTCTGAATCACAGTGATTCATTTAAAACGGGAGAGAAGATAAGAACCGAAACTTCTATTGTTACAAATAATAGCAGTAATGCCAATCAACCACTCACAACTGCATTTGTAGACTATGAGaaagttaataatattacaccggttataataaaaactaTTCCTAATACCAATGGAGGTATTAAACATTTGGATAGTGAAAGTAACCCAAATATAAACAAACCTGAAACTGAAATGAAGAATGATTTCACAAATAATCTTgtttataataatgttaCAGTTATAAACGAATTACGACCAcgtaaaaatttaaataagcTATAGTTTTGAAATccttaatatatatatataaaggaaTGGATGcataattttaatgttaatTTGGTTTTAAATGTTTATGATCTTTTATtgcaaataatatattttggcTGCGGAATGCCCCATTCTAACTTaacattaattttaaagcGTAAAAATCAAGGTAATTTTTGTTCAGATATCAGCTTTACTATCTAAGGTAAATACTTGTATGTTCCAAGTGATAATAAGAGTTAAAGAATACGTTCATTTAAAGATTGCATAGAACCGAAAATGaatattgattataatataattgcTGAGTTAGAAGACCCTAAGCAGTACTCATACAAAGAGCACTGGTTAAAATATGATGAATCAcatgaatataatattctttatGAAGTGTTTACATTTGGTGGAATTGAGCAAGTTGGACAATTGGTTGAAATATATGGAGATG
The nucleotide sequence above comes from Tetrapisispora phaffii CBS 4417 chromosome 3, complete genome. Encoded proteins:
- the SAS4 gene encoding Sas4p (similar to Saccharomyces cerevisiae SAS4 (YDR181C); ancestral locus Anc_8.382), which codes for MKSTEERMLRSKHTDNNGKEKFDFERNEFDLDINKSRKINSRVSLSNINKIYEKSKAKSMNDEVSNKRKQVMKMVLKIKDYHIEKPKGTKYSKALTGDRKSDDIQHHHKMAISCESESSLLHKTVNLSPSKKNNIIYKTVDPLADEKYKPYHKKMLRQENRMIERDASETEREADRLLLLLDKLDMIDWKITLAKVTVINNIEDAEEMNSKRVKTKELIQSMLAKYESTNLRASLFSKSTRRSVKIDSKKDWYKIYKQIDRRLLLDYHSSSDEDEDDMNIEKIREHRLKKRKQQCGGLIVVGFRVDNDVSNYKTNFRKYQIVTEPLRNPYIVRLTKQEKDIWKGKVDQLSSKFEYHKNFGKQTAIMKNKVIIQAGDNNVDQAQNILSNEYIDRLKYDNTMDDDNSSLSSACEINEEEEITLSRILEDENNNEQIKNETQSPSSTFSLQTSQKAFTLNHSDSFKTGEKIRTETSIVTNNSSNANQPLTTAFVDYEKVNNITPVIIKTIPNTNGGIKHLDSESNPNINKPETEMKNDFTNNLVYNNVTVINELRPRKNLNKL